In one Maniola jurtina chromosome 13, ilManJurt1.1, whole genome shotgun sequence genomic region, the following are encoded:
- the LOC123871410 gene encoding serine protease gd-like isoform X1, which produces MYRAFFTFVSLGFLSVCGQYFQSPCPDYFDYRSDNNGVHGVIKLQPFGPVSTLLVKANFTVATRLTSTYAGSIVPVGSELHLLQDFNRGVPLQYRVNFPVASPVPQLTALIVNDNVVCYGPGDSPAPGQYVTTISLQHMLFFKSETNGLHPVHNQHQTQRPEVIYAHQMPSNSPINPTNFINYIDTNNENTRKPDGQTYYMVNNGYPVYQSPDIYPEYFPDYNRPFNQPDFIIDTPERHTTKVTTVRTTTTARTTTQRPRTTSPPEPVPSPPSDRIGSSSSAECGINFRNDPNAPIVPLIVKGETFERGEWPWLVAIFKRKFSSLSYICAGTLVSERHVITAAHCMQRKSTYTAIKNLVVRAGVYNLEDWNDDDITVTRGLAAASIHQAYNASTLANDILVMTLTKNLPLSENIRPACLWSGNPNLKMIVGKSGVVAGWGANEMGPGGKGEPRMVEMPIVSTETCRSSKPEFHKLTSSKTLCAGDHSGSGPCLGDSGGGLYLLENGRWRIRGVVSLSLWAEGDAVCNVDDYIVFTDTAQYLPWINSVMSESIR; this is translated from the exons ATGTACCGTGCGTTCTTCACTTTTGTGTCATTAGGATTTTTGAGTGTGTGCGGTCAGTATTTCCAATCGCCATGCCCGGATTATTTTGACTACAGAAGTGATAATAATGGAGTGCATGGGGTCATTAAGTTGCAGCCATTCGGTCCTGTCTCCACTTTGCTAGTCAAAGCGAACTTTACTGTAGCTACTAGGTTAAcctca ACATATGCGGGCAGCATCGTGCCCGTCGGGTCAGAGCTGCACCTCCTTCAGGACTTCAACCGAGGAGTTCCACTGCAATACCGGGTGAATTTCCCCGTAGCGTCTCCCGTTCCGCAGCTCACGGCCCTAATAGTAAACGATAACGTCGTATGTTATGGACCTGGAG ATTCACCAGCTCCAGGCCAGTACGTCACAACGATAAGTCTCCAACACATGCTCTTCTTCAAATCTGAAACAAATGGACTGCACCCTGTTCATAACCAACACCAAACTCAACGCCCGGAAGTTATATACGCACACCAGATGCCATCTAACTCTCCGATAAATCCGACTAATTTCATCAATTATATCGACACAAACAATGAAAATACTAGGAAGCCTG ATGGCCAAACGTATTACATGGTAAATAACGGTTACCCAGTATACCAATCGCCAGACATATACCCGGAATACTTCCCGGACTATAACCGACCGTTTAACCAACCTGACTTTATTATAGATACTCCTGAAAGGCATACTACAAAAGTAACGACAGTTAGAACTACTACTACAGCTAGGACAACTACACAGAGACCCCGAACCACATCACCTCCAGAACCTGT ACCTTCACCACCATCAGATCGCATCGGATCTTCATCGTCCGCAGAATGTGGCATAAACTTCAGAAACGACCCAAATGCCCCAATAGTGCCCCTGATCGTGAAAGGGGAAACTTTCGAGCGTGGGGAATGGCCGTGGCTGGTGGCGATTTTCAAGCGGAAATTCAGTTCGTTGAGCTACATCTGCGCTGGAACTCTTGTTTCTGAGCGTCATGTGATAACTG cgGCTCATTGCATGCAACGTAAGAGCACTTACACGGCTATAAAGAACCTCGTAGTAAGAGCAGGAGTATACAACCTTGAGGACTGGAATGATGACGACATCACGGTGACCAGAGGCCTGGCTGCAGCCTCCATACACCAAGCTTACAATGCGTCAACACTTGCAA ATGATATCCTCGTTATGACGCTGACCAAGAATTTACCTCTGAGCGAAAACATAAGACCAGCTTGCCTTTGGAGCGGAAATCCAAATCTGAAGATGATCGTTGGAAAATCAGGAGTT GTGGCTGGTTGGGGTGCTAACGAAATGGGCCCCGGCGGTAAAGGCGAGCCGCGCATGGTAGAGATGCCCATAGTCAGCACTGAAACATGCCGGTCCAGTAAACCTGAGTTCCATAAACTGACATCGTCGAAAACGCTTTGTGCAG gagATCACAGCGGCTCGGGCCCCTGCTTGGGCGATTCGGGCGGCGGTCTCTACTTGTTGGAAAATGGACGTTGGAGAATACGTGGAGTTGTGTCATTATCATTATGGGCTGAAGGCGACGCTGTGTGCAACGTCGACGACTATATAGTGTTCACTGATACAGCTCAGTATTTGCCATGGATCAATAGTGTTATGTCTGAAAGTATTCGTTAA
- the LOC123871410 gene encoding serine protease gd-like isoform X2 — MYRAFFTFVSLGFLSVCGQYFQSPCPDYFDYRSDNNGVHGVIKLQPFGPVSTLLVKANFTVATRLTSTYAGSIVPVGSELHLLQDFNRGVPLQYRVNFPVASPVPQLTALIVNDNVVCYGPGDSPAPGQYVTTISLQHMLFFKSETNGLHPVHNQHQTQRPEVIYAHQMPSNSPINPTNFINYIDTNNENTRKPDTPERHTTKVTTVRTTTTARTTTQRPRTTSPPEPVPSPPSDRIGSSSSAECGINFRNDPNAPIVPLIVKGETFERGEWPWLVAIFKRKFSSLSYICAGTLVSERHVITAAHCMQRKSTYTAIKNLVVRAGVYNLEDWNDDDITVTRGLAAASIHQAYNASTLANDILVMTLTKNLPLSENIRPACLWSGNPNLKMIVGKSGVVAGWGANEMGPGGKGEPRMVEMPIVSTETCRSSKPEFHKLTSSKTLCAGDHSGSGPCLGDSGGGLYLLENGRWRIRGVVSLSLWAEGDAVCNVDDYIVFTDTAQYLPWINSVMSESIR, encoded by the exons ATGTACCGTGCGTTCTTCACTTTTGTGTCATTAGGATTTTTGAGTGTGTGCGGTCAGTATTTCCAATCGCCATGCCCGGATTATTTTGACTACAGAAGTGATAATAATGGAGTGCATGGGGTCATTAAGTTGCAGCCATTCGGTCCTGTCTCCACTTTGCTAGTCAAAGCGAACTTTACTGTAGCTACTAGGTTAAcctca ACATATGCGGGCAGCATCGTGCCCGTCGGGTCAGAGCTGCACCTCCTTCAGGACTTCAACCGAGGAGTTCCACTGCAATACCGGGTGAATTTCCCCGTAGCGTCTCCCGTTCCGCAGCTCACGGCCCTAATAGTAAACGATAACGTCGTATGTTATGGACCTGGAG ATTCACCAGCTCCAGGCCAGTACGTCACAACGATAAGTCTCCAACACATGCTCTTCTTCAAATCTGAAACAAATGGACTGCACCCTGTTCATAACCAACACCAAACTCAACGCCCGGAAGTTATATACGCACACCAGATGCCATCTAACTCTCCGATAAATCCGACTAATTTCATCAATTATATCGACACAAACAATGAAAATACTAGGAAGCCTG ATACTCCTGAAAGGCATACTACAAAAGTAACGACAGTTAGAACTACTACTACAGCTAGGACAACTACACAGAGACCCCGAACCACATCACCTCCAGAACCTGT ACCTTCACCACCATCAGATCGCATCGGATCTTCATCGTCCGCAGAATGTGGCATAAACTTCAGAAACGACCCAAATGCCCCAATAGTGCCCCTGATCGTGAAAGGGGAAACTTTCGAGCGTGGGGAATGGCCGTGGCTGGTGGCGATTTTCAAGCGGAAATTCAGTTCGTTGAGCTACATCTGCGCTGGAACTCTTGTTTCTGAGCGTCATGTGATAACTG cgGCTCATTGCATGCAACGTAAGAGCACTTACACGGCTATAAAGAACCTCGTAGTAAGAGCAGGAGTATACAACCTTGAGGACTGGAATGATGACGACATCACGGTGACCAGAGGCCTGGCTGCAGCCTCCATACACCAAGCTTACAATGCGTCAACACTTGCAA ATGATATCCTCGTTATGACGCTGACCAAGAATTTACCTCTGAGCGAAAACATAAGACCAGCTTGCCTTTGGAGCGGAAATCCAAATCTGAAGATGATCGTTGGAAAATCAGGAGTT GTGGCTGGTTGGGGTGCTAACGAAATGGGCCCCGGCGGTAAAGGCGAGCCGCGCATGGTAGAGATGCCCATAGTCAGCACTGAAACATGCCGGTCCAGTAAACCTGAGTTCCATAAACTGACATCGTCGAAAACGCTTTGTGCAG gagATCACAGCGGCTCGGGCCCCTGCTTGGGCGATTCGGGCGGCGGTCTCTACTTGTTGGAAAATGGACGTTGGAGAATACGTGGAGTTGTGTCATTATCATTATGGGCTGAAGGCGACGCTGTGTGCAACGTCGACGACTATATAGTGTTCACTGATACAGCTCAGTATTTGCCATGGATCAATAGTGTTATGTCTGAAAGTATTCGTTAA